The region GGGAAACCTGTCAAGCCTGACCCCACAGCCAAGGCCAAGGTGGCAGGGCACCAGCCGGGGGTAGTGAGGGGCATCACCTACTACAAAGCAGCCAAGGTGGATGGGGACGAGCACGGCACAGGTGGTAAAGGTGAGAGAACAAGGGCCGATACAAGATGGTACCGATAGACATGGTCTCCCTGTTCATTGCTCCTAAGAAACTTTGCATTtccctacacccacaataacatctgctaaatatgtgtatgcggcCAATACAATATGATTTGGATTTGATAAGGGGGGGAGTTGGaccactctctctcccagcccagTATGAGCATGTGTATGGAGCCCACTAACCCCTAAAGTCAACATTGGGCTGTTACTTCAGCTGAGTTAGCAGCACTCAACCAGCCTGTATGAGATCATCTATGTGCTGTTCTAATGTTCTCAGACCTTATTGTGATTGTTCTAAACAAAACCAATTCAAATAACTAAATTGTACTCTTGGATCTACATTACATTATGCTGGATCAGCATTACACCAGACTGTATTTCAGATTCCCAACTGAAACGGATGTTGTACGTCTCCATCGCatattttctttttttgtgtAGAGCAAGCCCTTCAAGTTTGTGTAGAGCAAGCCCTTCAAGTTTGTGTAGAGCAAGCCTTTCAAGTTTGTGTAGAGCAAGCCCTTCAAGTTTGTGTAGAGCAAGCCCTACAAGTTTGTGTAGAGCAAGGACTTCAAATTTGAATGAAATATGTTGTTCTTACACACGTGTGATAAAGGAGTGTAAATCTTAGTACTACTCTTGGCATCTTGGAAACAGTAAAACAGTGAATCCTTCACTGTAGATCACCAGATCCACAGTACAAGATTTATCCTGCTGTTATTTCCAACCAAGCAGGGCTTGGGCCATCAGAGGATCGAATTGCATGCGTGCATTCAGCAAGCATTAAATAATACATAGAGCTAATGGAATGTCGTTTCAATGGAACATAGCCACATCCACTACACGCCTCAGCTTCACTCCTCATACACAATGTGTTGTGGGCCCTCATCACTGTGCCGATGAAAGCTGACAAAACATTTCCTGACTCCTCACAATCCTTATTGAATAGATACTGTAGGTATGCTAGGTTTGCTCAGGGCGCAAATGCACATATGTTGTCAGGTCATGTGTTCTGCTATGCCAAGCTGTTCAGCCATACTTTGGTTAGTGCAGCCACCCATGTCAACCCAGTGAATTGATTCAGCTTCATTTCCATAATCTCTCACAAAGAGTAGTTTGCCTTTATTCAAAGGTGAATGTTAACCAGAAGCCTTGCATCTATTAGATAAAGGACGATGTGGCTTTTGAAGTATCAAGCAACACTGTTTCTCTTTCACAACATACTTTAGAGACCTACAGCACATTCTCCTATCTATGCTGCCTGACTGACTCCTAAGCTGTCCCTGACTCCTTATCTTGTTAGGCCTTCAGTAGATACATGTGGTCAAGTAGTGTGCACGGCTAGCACCCTGAGGTTCAGAGTGCGCGTGTGGTGCAGATGTGCTGCTTATGTAGCAGGCAGAGACGTTTTGTCTCACGCATCTGTCTGGCAGCTAAGGAAGTGAGAGTATGAGTAACAGAGGGGATCAGCCTCAGGCTGGCCCAGTCCTCCTGACACTGTCCTCCGTTCTGCTATTCTCTCTCCATGGCCAGGGATAAGAAAATGCCATGTGAGGGCTGTGGAATTCTGAATCCAAACAGGCAGAGGTTAGCGGGACAGACTTGGTtacagaggaggggacagagacagcgagaggaaGTTGGCATACTCTGTGTGCTATATAACTAATGCATTCCCCTTTGATGTGTCCCCTGGAAATTTGTGGTACTGTAcagtgtctgtctctccgacagaGGTCTCAAAAGCAGCCCATACAGGGCCTTTTTGATTAATTAAGCCAACTAATTCTAATAAACTAGTGAAGACAAGGATCCTCCAGACTTTGAATTTGAGTCTAACTAAATCCCATGGCCTATTTTCCAATGCTTGTCTTTATCCTCAGACAATGCTGCCAAGACTCACACTGTCCACCACGTCAAAGAGACACACTCTGAGGACGGAGGTGCTGAAATTGTCCTGGAAACCATTGAGGGAACCACAGCTGAGCCAACAACTACCAAAGAAACTgcaaccactaccaccaccactaccacgaGCACGGCAACAACGACAGCAACAACAGCCAGTACTACAATgccatccactaccaccaccaccattgtaCCAAGAGTTGAAAGGCTAGACAGACCAGCCCCCACCATCATGCTGTTCCTAGACAACTCTGACAACAACAGCCGGCCAATCCTACACAGAGCAGGTAGCCTGACCTACACAATTACCTAGTGTAGtgtacattacactacaccataTAACAACTAAGTGTGCTCATTGACAGCAATAGAGACAGTCAGTGCTATGACTCTGTCCAATTCAGTAACGGATAAACATGTAATGTTTAGCTGCCAGAATATGTGTAACTGTGAAATTGAATGATTGAAAACTCATGCAGGCCATTCTTTATCCAGTTTTCTGGTAGTTTCTGTgttgactgtattgtactgtacttgGCAGGTAAAATCCTGGACTGTGAGGGGACTCTGGCCTCTATTGAGCTCCCAGAGAAGCAGCACAGCTATGGGCGGAACGAAGGAGCCTGGATGAAGGATCCCCTGGCCAAGGACTCAAAGATCTACGTCACCAACTATTACTATGGCAACAACCTGGTGGAGTTCCGAAACCTGGACAACTTCAAACAAGGTGGGCATGACATAGAAATTGAATACTGTTATATCATTATAATTGTTAATTATTTTCTATTATTTTCAATTTCTATGGAGCATGGGGTTTCAACTGTACATCTATGGAATGAGATCAGTGTAacagtattatagtctctaatGATCTGTAGTTACCCATGAAATGCAGTGAGTAGAAAGTGACCCATGAAATGTAGTTAGTAGAAAGTGACCCATGAAATGCAGTGAGTAGAAAGTGACCCATGAAATGCAGTGAGTAGAAAGTGACCAAATGCAGTGAGTAGAAAGTGACCAATGAAATGTAGTGAATAGAAAGTGACCCATGAAATGCAGTGAGTAGAAAGTGACCAAATGCAGTGAGTAGAAAGTGACCCATGAAATGCAGTGAGTAGAAAGTGACCCATGAAATGTAGTTAGTAGAAAGTGACCCATGAAATGCAGTGAGTAGAAAGTGACCCATGAAATGCAGTGAGTAGAAAGTGACCCATGAAATGCAGTGAGTAGAAAGTGACCCATGAAATGCAGTGAGTAGAAAGTGACCCATGAAATGCAGTGAGTAGAAAGTGACCCATGGAATGCAGTGagtatacactacagtagcttgAGACTCAAACATGCAGGTTTAGTTGTAATACTGTTCATATAATTTCACACACAaagtccccccctcccccctccttcttgCACTAGTACTTGGCGAGAGAAATAGGATTACTCCTCTTAACTGACTGGGTAAAATGATCTATCCCACTGGACTAGCCTGGTTGATTTAGAGGTGTTTGGACAGAAGCTTTTTTTAACTCACATCTTACAAAGCGTGAAGAGATTTTGCTCTGGTATCCAGTAGGGTGGTGAGTTCACAGCAGTGTGCGGATGACTAGGTATCTCTGTGAGTGGCTGTGATCCCTGCCTAGGCTGACATGTGCCTCCCCTTTGAACTGGCCAGAGCTGAGAGGGATTACAGACGCATGGGCTGGGGCGGGGGTGGTTCTGCACTAACGGGTTGTTTTTGTCCTTCACTGCAGCTTCATTCATTATCTAAATCACACTTCCTGAGGTGGAACTGTTAGAGAGCGATGTGACCAGATATGATCATGACACTAATAACAGGACATCTGTGTGGACAGTGGGAGTGGGACAGTCAAACAGAAACTAACCAGTCTCTCATGTGAAACCAATTATATATACGTTTATGGTATAACTATTAAACACCTCAGTGGCGCCCACAATGACTTGActgtacatgtgtatatataagaTGGCATGATGTTAGCATACTGTATGGGGGGTAACATGATATGCAATTAGTTTCTCAGTAAACATCCCTGTATATGGTCCTGTTAGGTCGCTGGAGCAACCTCTTCAAACTGCCTTACAACTGGATCGGCACGGGCCACGTGGTGTACAACGGAGCCTTCTACTACAACCGAGCTTTCACCAAGAACATCATCAAGTATGACCTGAGGATGCGCTACGTGGCCGCCTGGACCCTCCTGCATGATGTGGTTTATGAGGACACTACCCCCTGGAAGTGGAGGGGTCACTCAGACATTGACTTTGCCGTGGACGAGAGTGGGCTGTGGGTGATCTACCCTTCCATGGACTATGACTACTCCCAGCAGGAGGTGATTGTCATCAGTAAGCTGGACCCTGGGGATCTGTCCATGAAGAAGGAGACCACCTGGAGGACGGGCCTGAAGAGGAACTCCTATGGGAACTGCTTCATCATCTGTGGGGTGCTGTACGCTGTGGACGTCTATAACCAGAAGGAAGGGGAGGTGAACTATGCCTACGACACCCACACCAACTCAGAGGCTATCCCTCGCCTGCCCTTCACCAACGAGTACACCTACACTACCCAGATAGACTACAACCCCAAGGAGAAGGTCCTGTATGCCTGGGACAATGGACACCAACTCACATATAACATACACTTTGTTGACCAATGAGCACAGGCGTTTTATGCTCTGGTAAAGTATCATCAGCACCATGACAGGATCGCCATCCCCCATAGAGATAAGAGATATGGTcagtaatggacagtccagcagaaCCCATATTGGATTCAGCAGCCAACATTCCTCTTTCAATGCATGCTAACCAAGACACTTGACAGCATACCATGCGTCCCATACACAACAATACTCCTCGTCAATGTGGACACTGTGTTGGTATGTTATTGGAAATCACAAACTGCTCATTTATCCCTCCCATTTGATCTTTATGGCCCATCAAGCTCCATCCTACCACCTAGCCACTTTGATCATCTGTCATTGTCATTTCAGGCCTATTGATGCTTTTGTTTTTGAACATGTATACATGATGTTGGGTACTGTAGTGTTAACTGTTGAAATTGTTTATTTTAGTGAGGATGAGGGATACTTTGAAAATATATGAGCTGACAAACACAATATACATGAGTTTCTAAATGTAA is a window of Oncorhynchus kisutch isolate 150728-3 linkage group LG3, Okis_V2, whole genome shotgun sequence DNA encoding:
- the LOC109877847 gene encoding olfactomedin-like protein 2A; translation: MWRFTHLLACLLVVCKDVTAQSKIFGETEPVRMTSEGSDCRCKCIMRPLSKDACQRLRSGSVRVEDFYTVETVSSGSDCKCSCTAPPSSLNPCENEWKMEKLKKQAPELLKLHSMVDLLEGTLYSLDLMKVHSYINKVVSQMNTLEETIKTNLTRDNEFVRDSMITLTNQFKRYENYSNIMMSIKKQISSLGLQLLQKDQTETKAQNTNDEKTKDTVKNPNKKPPSSKPPPKPPKEKVVKPKKESTKPGKPVKPDPTAKAKVAGHQPGVVRGITYYKAAKVDGDEHGTGGKDNAAKTHTVHHVKETHSEDGGAEIVLETIEGTTAEPTTTKETATTTTTTTTSTATTTATTASTTMPSTTTTTIVPRVERLDRPAPTIMLFLDNSDNNSRPILHRAGKILDCEGTLASIELPEKQHSYGRNEGAWMKDPLAKDSKIYVTNYYYGNNLVEFRNLDNFKQGRWSNLFKLPYNWIGTGHVVYNGAFYYNRAFTKNIIKYDLRMRYVAAWTLLHDVVYEDTTPWKWRGHSDIDFAVDESGLWVIYPSMDYDYSQQEVIVISKLDPGDLSMKKETTWRTGLKRNSYGNCFIICGVLYAVDVYNQKEGEVNYAYDTHTNSEAIPRLPFTNEYTYTTQIDYNPKEKVLYAWDNGHQLTYNIHFVDQ